A portion of the Sphaerochaeta pleomorpha str. Grapes genome contains these proteins:
- a CDS encoding Fic family protein — translation MGNRAGTWKTQLSDQATYHSFVPSPLPPQPPIEIDGEMMELLIQANRGISRLESISSLIPHVALFVSMYVRKEALMSSQIEGNQCTLEDVLDPMLEANTNRDVSDVLNYIKATEFAIQHLKELPLCNRLIRETHAVLMEGVRGQEKSPGEFRTSQNWIGGEGISLQHARFIPPHPDDMVVAMSDLEKYINGTDKLDVLVRASLIHYQFETIHPFLDGNGRIGRLLITLFLMGNGILTTPALYISYFLKRNRVEYYDRLTEVRTKGDYEQWIKFFLRAVGESAEDAHENIIRLKRLHDAHETRINTLGRARLTALQLFAYLERNPIIEINKTAQALQLSYNTVASAVKRLIDANILVPSSGRLRGRTFAYKAYLDILKEGT, via the coding sequence ATGGGAAACAGGGCAGGTACTTGGAAAACACAGCTTTCAGACCAAGCGACATACCATTCGTTTGTCCCTTCACCCCTTCCTCCTCAACCTCCTATCGAAATTGATGGCGAGATGATGGAATTGCTCATACAAGCCAACAGGGGTATTTCCCGGTTAGAGAGCATTTCCTCCTTAATCCCGCATGTAGCGCTTTTTGTGTCGATGTATGTCCGCAAGGAGGCGTTGATGTCATCCCAGATTGAAGGGAATCAGTGTACGCTGGAGGATGTGCTCGACCCGATGCTGGAAGCAAATACAAATCGGGATGTCTCGGATGTTCTCAACTATATCAAGGCTACTGAGTTTGCAATCCAGCATCTGAAGGAACTGCCACTGTGCAATCGTCTGATCAGGGAGACACATGCAGTCCTGATGGAGGGCGTTCGTGGCCAGGAGAAAAGTCCTGGAGAATTTCGCACCTCGCAGAACTGGATTGGAGGGGAGGGGATTTCCCTGCAGCATGCGCGGTTCATTCCTCCTCATCCTGATGATATGGTCGTGGCGATGTCGGATCTTGAGAAGTATATCAATGGTACTGACAAACTGGATGTATTGGTTCGAGCCTCTTTAATTCATTATCAGTTTGAGACAATCCATCCTTTCCTTGACGGCAATGGCCGCATAGGGCGCTTGCTGATTACGCTGTTTCTTATGGGAAACGGAATTCTGACGACACCTGCATTGTACATCTCCTATTTCCTGAAGAGGAACAGGGTCGAGTACTACGACCGGTTGACCGAAGTTCGTACCAAGGGCGACTATGAGCAGTGGATCAAGTTCTTCCTCAGGGCCGTCGGTGAGTCCGCCGAGGATGCTCATGAGAATATCATACGCCTAAAAAGACTTCACGATGCCCATGAGACTCGTATCAACACGCTCGGGCGTGCCAGACTTACTGCGCTTCAACTGTTTGCCTATCTAGAGCGCAATCCCATTATAGAAATCAATAAGACAGCCCAAGCTTTGCAACTTTCGTACAATACGGTCGCAAGTGCAGTCAAGCGCTTGATCGATGCCAACATACTGGTCCCATCGAGTGGAAGGCTGAGGGGAAGGACCTTTGCCTATAAAGCGTATCTGGATATCCTGAAAGAAGGGACTTGA